In Pelmatolapia mariae isolate MD_Pm_ZW linkage group LG2, Pm_UMD_F_2, whole genome shotgun sequence, one DNA window encodes the following:
- the cd40lg gene encoding CD40 ligand: MINTYQTSLAPPPVPPRSRSQPVLIPASLPSQGHNKVLVRFLVGVVVLHLFLSLAGFFYLYYHEHMEKHFSAEDRDGLPSSQKQEMDKQDTFYKALARMAVKRTEGKKSSGCLQWDTTHSVLRGINYYEQIWLTIPETGFYYVYSRVTFSKGDSTIPLVSMVKLRKNEADKTIEDVMKAYCYLESTKNPHMCTAAQGDLILLEKGNQLSLWVQDLSLVDYEEGATSFGIYKL, encoded by the exons ATGATCAACACTTACCAGACCAGCCTGGCTCCACCACCGGTGCCTCCACGCAGCAGGTCCCAGCCAGTCCTCATCCCAGCTTCACTTCCATCGCAGGGCCACAACAAGGTTCTCGTCCGGTTCTTGGTTGGCGTAGTGGTGCTGCATTTATTTCTTTCACTTGCAGGATTCTTCTACCTGTACTACCATGAACATATg GAAAAACATTTCTCAGCTGAAGATAGAG aTGGATTGCCCTCATCTCAAAAGCAGGAAATGGACAAACAGGACACCTTCTATAAAGCCTTAGCACGCATGGCAGTTAAGCGAACTGAAGGAAAGAAATCAT CGGGTTGTCTTCAGTGGGACACGACGCACTCTGTTCTTAGAGGCATCAACTATTATGAACAGATTTGGCTCACTATTCCAGAGACTGGTTTTTACTACGTCTACTCCAGAGTGACCTTCTCCAAGGGCGATTCTACGATCCCACTAGTCAGCATGGTCAAGCTGAGGAAGAACGAGGCAGATAAAACTATAGAGGATGTAATGAAGGCCTACTGCTACCTGGAGAGCACAAAGAATCCTCACATGTGCACAGCCGCTCAGGGAGATCTGATCCTACTGGAGAAAGGAAACCAACTGAGTCTCTGGGTACAAGACCTCTCACTGGTGGACTATGAAGAAGGCGCAACAAGCTTTGGGATATACAAACTATAA